Proteins encoded by one window of Alphaproteobacteria bacterium:
- a CDS encoding PAS-domain containing protein, protein MSGLTTLRTIALAVLVALLAALPVAAAESTAAQSATAAAAALVVAVAVVIAVVGLVVAITFWGARRRREVGARAEAAALESALARAHAVLASFPEGYYEWGPDGRERCSRRLAAQLGIAATEVAGFADLGRHFASASFAALQDAVAALRQDDQPFSLGLEAAEAGRRFTVRGTATPLGGSVAHVLWFDDASRPAPGEAFGPVAGGAIATGPKTSAGEGPHDVNETSPLPSWRRAADLSLVWVNSAYLSAVEASREAALAHPGLELDPDPGGSRALAERAASERRIQIEQRRFVVAGERRTYDLIELPLADGGSAGFARNVTDREDLANELARHLDAQAELLDQLQSAIAIFGPDKRLRFFNHAFARLWELDADWLEARPGHDEILEMLRERRRLPEQADFPVYKAGILDLYTSLLAAQEEQIYLPDGRTLRVVVAPHPFGGLMFIYEDVSDQLELERSRNTLAAVQRATLNHLFEGVAVYGGDGRLKLHNSGFARIWQLDDEFLANEPHVSEVAEASRALLWAGSGAEENWAQVKERIVHRVFDREPRSERLELPDAVVVQFAAMPLPDGAMLHTYLDITDSSRIERALRERAEALEEADRLKTEFIATVSYELRTPLNTIIGFNEILANEYYGALNDQQRDYVRGTLYSSESLLALINNILDLATIEAGQMVLELSRFDLHGVLLEVLKLVEQRMQNAGLELEFDWPPEIGQLEADQRRLKQVVFNLLSNAIKFSSRGATVTLGARRHGGEIDIWVADTGEGIPLEQHEWVFEKFTKGQTTTARNPGAGLGLSLVLSFVELHGGVVELQSTPGAGTRVTCRLPVEGSAAPRR, encoded by the coding sequence CGCTGGAGAGCGCCCTGGCCCGGGCCCACGCCGTGCTCGCCTCGTTTCCCGAGGGCTATTACGAATGGGGCCCCGACGGCCGGGAACGCTGTTCGCGCCGGCTTGCCGCCCAGCTCGGCATCGCCGCCACCGAGGTTGCCGGCTTTGCCGATCTGGGCCGCCATTTCGCCAGCGCTTCCTTCGCCGCGCTGCAAGACGCCGTAGCGGCGCTGCGCCAGGACGATCAGCCCTTTTCGCTGGGCCTCGAGGCGGCCGAGGCTGGCCGCCGCTTCACGGTGCGCGGCACCGCCACCCCTCTCGGCGGCTCGGTGGCCCATGTGCTGTGGTTCGACGACGCCAGCCGTCCGGCGCCGGGCGAAGCCTTTGGCCCTGTGGCCGGCGGCGCGATCGCCACAGGGCCAAAGACTTCGGCCGGCGAGGGGCCGCACGATGTCAACGAAACCTCGCCGCTGCCAAGCTGGCGCCGGGCCGCCGATCTCAGCCTGGTCTGGGTCAACAGCGCCTACCTGAGCGCCGTCGAAGCCTCGCGCGAAGCGGCTCTGGCCCACCCCGGCCTGGAGCTCGATCCCGACCCCGGCGGCAGCCGGGCGCTGGCCGAACGCGCCGCCTCCGAGCGCCGCATCCAGATCGAACAGCGCCGCTTCGTGGTGGCCGGCGAGCGCCGCACCTACGATCTGATCGAGCTGCCGCTAGCCGACGGCGGCAGTGCCGGCTTCGCGCGCAACGTCACCGACCGCGAAGACTTGGCCAACGAATTGGCCCGCCATCTCGACGCCCAGGCCGAGCTCTTGGACCAGTTGCAGAGCGCCATCGCCATCTTCGGCCCCGACAAGCGCTTGCGTTTCTTCAATCACGCCTTCGCCCGGCTCTGGGAGCTCGATGCCGACTGGCTCGAGGCACGGCCCGGCCACGACGAAATCCTGGAGATGCTGCGCGAGCGCCGGCGGCTGCCGGAACAAGCCGACTTCCCGGTCTACAAGGCCGGCATTCTCGACCTCTACACCTCGCTGCTGGCCGCCCAGGAGGAGCAGATCTACCTGCCCGACGGCCGCACGCTGAGGGTGGTGGTGGCGCCCCACCCCTTCGGCGGCCTGATGTTCATCTACGAGGACGTTTCCGACCAACTCGAGCTGGAACGCTCACGCAACACCCTGGCGGCGGTGCAGCGCGCCACGCTCAACCATCTCTTCGAGGGCGTCGCGGTCTATGGCGGTGACGGCCGGCTCAAGCTCCACAACTCGGGCTTTGCCCGCATCTGGCAGCTCGACGACGAGTTCCTGGCCAATGAGCCCCACGTCAGCGAAGTGGCCGAGGCCAGCCGTGCCTTGCTCTGGGCCGGGTCCGGGGCGGAGGAGAATTGGGCCCAGGTCAAGGAACGCATCGTGCATCGCGTGTTCGACCGCGAGCCCCGCAGCGAACGCCTGGAACTCCCCGACGCCGTGGTGGTGCAGTTTGCCGCCATGCCGCTGCCCGACGGCGCCATGCTGCACACCTACCTCGACATCACAGATTCGTCGCGCATCGAACGCGCACTTCGGGAGCGGGCCGAGGCCCTGGAGGAGGCCGACCGCCTCAAGACCGAATTCATCGCCACCGTGAGTTACGAGCTGCGCACGCCGCTCAACACCATCATCGGCTTCAACGAGATCCTGGCCAACGAATACTACGGCGCCCTCAACGACCAGCAGCGCGACTATGTTCGCGGCACGCTTTATTCGTCGGAGTCGCTGCTGGCGCTGATCAACAACATCCTCGACCTGGCCACCATCGAGGCCGGCCAGATGGTGCTGGAGCTGAGCCGCTTCGACCTCCATGGCGTGTTGCTCGAGGTGCTCAAGCTCGTTGAACAGCGCATGCAGAACGCCGGCCTGGAGCTGGAATTCGACTGGCCGCCCGAGATCGGCCAGCTCGAGGCCGACCAGCGCCGCCTCAAGCAGGTGGTGTTCAATCTTTTGTCCAACGCCATCAAATTCTCCAGCCGCGGCGCCACCGTGACCCTGGGCGCCAGGCGCCATGGCGGCGAGATCGACATCTGGGTCGCCGACACCGGCGAAGGCATCCCGCTGGAGCAGCACGAATGGGTGTTCGAAAAATTCACCAAGGGCCAGACCACGACGGCGCGCAATCCGGGCGCCGGCCTCGGCCTCTCGCTGGTGCTCTCCTTCGTCGAGTTGCACGGCGGCGTCGTCGAGCTCCAATCCACCCCCGGCGCCGGCACCCGCGTGACCTGCCGCTTGCCGGTGGAGGGCTCGGCCGCCCCACGCCGCTAA
- a CDS encoding glyoxylate/hydroxypyruvate reductase A, whose translation MAGAKAVLVLSSQLGADDWARALCAADPELKVRVWPEVGDPGDIDVIIAWAPEPGQLLGFPNLKAILSLGAGVDQVLGLPDLAELAHVPLCRTVDDGLSLGMTHYVLLHVLRYHRRAPELEAMQRGHEWRFLVADAAAETSVGIMGLGEMGGLAAEKLVDLGFAVRGWSRSQKQLAGIDCFAGAQGLGPFLAGTRILVVLLPLTAQTRDIVNAETLGQLPQGAYLIAAGRGGHLVEADVLAALDEGQLAHATLDVFNSEPLPTESPFWDHPRVTVTPHNASDSAPGQVVPKLLENIHRARAGQALLNQVDRRRGY comes from the coding sequence ATGGCGGGCGCCAAAGCCGTCCTGGTGCTGTCGAGCCAACTCGGCGCCGACGACTGGGCCCGGGCGCTCTGTGCCGCCGATCCCGAACTGAAAGTGCGGGTTTGGCCCGAGGTGGGCGATCCGGGCGACATCGACGTGATCATCGCCTGGGCGCCGGAACCCGGCCAACTCCTGGGGTTCCCGAACCTCAAGGCCATCCTTTCGCTGGGCGCCGGGGTCGATCAGGTGCTCGGCCTTCCCGACCTGGCGGAGCTCGCCCATGTGCCACTCTGCCGCACCGTCGACGACGGCCTCAGCCTGGGCATGACGCACTACGTGCTGCTGCACGTGCTGCGCTACCACCGGCGTGCGCCCGAGCTCGAAGCCATGCAACGCGGCCACGAGTGGCGTTTTCTGGTGGCCGATGCGGCGGCCGAGACCAGCGTCGGCATCATGGGCTTGGGCGAGATGGGCGGCCTGGCGGCCGAGAAGCTGGTCGATCTGGGATTCGCGGTCCGCGGCTGGAGCCGATCGCAAAAGCAGCTTGCCGGCATCGATTGCTTCGCCGGGGCCCAGGGCCTCGGCCCCTTCCTCGCCGGCACGCGAATTCTTGTCGTGCTGCTGCCCCTGACGGCCCAGACCCGCGACATCGTCAACGCAGAAACGCTGGGCCAATTGCCCCAGGGCGCCTATCTCATCGCCGCCGGACGCGGCGGCCACCTGGTCGAGGCGGACGTGCTGGCGGCGCTCGACGAGGGCCAACTGGCCCACGCCACGCTGGACGTCTTCAACAGCGAACCGCTGCCCACTGAGAGCCCCTTCTGGGACCACCCCAGGGTCACGGTAACGCCCCACAACGCCAGCGATTCGGCGCCCGGCCAGGTGGTGCCGAAGTTGCTCGAAAACATCCACCGCGCCCGGGCCGGCCAGGCGCTGCTCAACCAGGTCGATCGTCGGCGCGGGTATTAG
- a CDS encoding ABC transporter ATP-binding protein: MSGATGAFLEVADLAVNFRVEGREIPAVKGVSFNIQRGQTLALVGESGSGKSVSALSILQLLPYPLASHPKGSIRVEGKEVIGADAARLREIRGDRISMIFQEPMTSLNPLHSIEKQVNETLILHRGLDARAARARTLELLHLVGLAEAEQRLAAFPHQLSGGQRQRVMIAMALANEPDLLIADEPTTALDVTIQAQVLNLLKDLQARLGMAILLITHDLGVVRFMAERVCVMKDGEFVEQGETAQIYEQPAHPYTRELMAAEPSGRPDPAPAEAPEVIATDDLKVHFPIKAGVLRRTVDYVRAVDGVSAVVRSRHTVGVVGESGSGKTTLALALLRLIKSRGPIRFEGRDIQGQSFAQLKPLRRQMQIVFQDPFASLSPRLSASQIVEEGLRVHRIGASYEERRALISAALEEVGLDPATQDRYPHEFSGGQRQRIAIARAMVLKPRLVVLDEPTSALDRSVQAQIVDLLRRLQRDHDLAYLFISHDLKVVRALADEVIVMRDGQMVERGPAEEIFEAPKSDYTRALMAAAFDLEADTSGVVRT, encoded by the coding sequence ATGAGCGGCGCCACGGGCGCATTTTTGGAAGTCGCCGACTTGGCGGTGAATTTCCGCGTCGAAGGGCGTGAGATCCCGGCGGTGAAGGGCGTCTCGTTCAACATCCAGCGCGGCCAAACCCTGGCCCTGGTGGGCGAATCGGGCTCGGGCAAGTCGGTCAGTGCGCTCTCGATCTTGCAGCTCCTGCCCTATCCCCTGGCCAGCCACCCCAAGGGCTCGATCCGGGTCGAGGGCAAGGAAGTCATCGGCGCCGACGCCGCGCGTCTGCGCGAGATCCGCGGCGACCGCATCTCGATGATCTTCCAGGAGCCCATGACCTCGCTCAACCCGCTGCACTCGATCGAGAAGCAGGTCAACGAGACCCTGATCCTGCACCGCGGCCTGGATGCCCGGGCGGCCCGGGCGCGCACGCTGGAGCTTTTGCACCTGGTCGGCCTGGCCGAGGCCGAGCAGCGTCTGGCGGCCTTTCCCCACCAGCTTTCGGGCGGCCAGCGCCAGCGCGTGATGATCGCCATGGCCCTGGCCAACGAGCCGGACTTGCTGATCGCCGACGAGCCGACCACGGCGCTCGACGTCACCATCCAGGCCCAGGTGCTGAACCTCTTGAAGGACCTGCAGGCCCGCCTGGGCATGGCGATTTTGCTCATCACCCACGACCTCGGCGTGGTGCGCTTCATGGCCGAACGCGTCTGCGTCATGAAGGACGGTGAATTCGTCGAGCAGGGCGAGACGGCCCAGATCTACGAGCAGCCGGCGCACCCCTACACCCGCGAGCTGATGGCGGCCGAGCCCTCGGGCCGGCCTGATCCGGCGCCGGCCGAGGCGCCGGAGGTGATTGCCACCGACGACCTCAAGGTCCACTTTCCCATCAAGGCCGGGGTGCTCAGGCGCACGGTGGATTACGTGCGCGCCGTCGACGGCGTCTCGGCCGTGGTGCGCAGCCGCCACACCGTCGGCGTGGTCGGCGAATCGGGCTCGGGCAAGACCACGCTGGCCCTGGCGCTGCTGCGCCTGATCAAGAGCCGGGGGCCGATCCGTTTCGAGGGCCGGGACATCCAGGGCCAAAGTTTCGCTCAATTGAAGCCGCTCCGGCGCCAGATGCAGATCGTCTTCCAGGACCCCTTCGCCAGCCTCAGCCCGCGGCTCAGCGCCAGCCAGATCGTCGAGGAGGGGTTGCGTGTACACAGGATCGGCGCCAGCTACGAGGAACGCCGGGCCCTGATCTCCGCCGCCCTGGAAGAAGTCGGCCTCGATCCGGCGACCCAGGACCGCTACCCGCACGAATTTTCCGGCGGCCAGCGCCAGCGCATCGCCATCGCCCGGGCCATGGTGCTGAAGCCCCGCCTGGTGGTGCTGGACGAGCCCACCTCGGCGCTCGACCGATCCGTCCAGGCCCAGATCGTCGATCTCCTGCGCCGGCTGCAGCGCGACCACGACCTGGCCTATTTGTTCATCAGCCACGATCTCAAGGTGGTGCGCGCCCTGGCCGACGAGGTCATTGTCATGCGCGACGGCCAGATGGTCGAGCGGGGCCCGGCCGAGGAGATTTTCGAGGCGCCCAAGAGCGACTACACCCGGGCCCTGATGGCTGCCGCCTTCGACCTGGAAGCCGACACTTCCGGCGTGGTCAGGACCTGA